Genomic window (Methanothrix sp.):
TACATCCCCCACGGCGAACAGCCTCTGTGGCAGCGGATGATGCTGGTTGATCGAGAGTATCTCCATGAGCCCCGGAAGTATATCAGTCCTTATGATGGTGTGCAGTTCGCTTATCGGGTGCATGACGCGCGTGCACCCTCCGGCGCTCCTGCGCATCATCTCGAAGTGGACCCTCTCATTTGTCAGCGTGAACGGCATCACCTCCATGTAGCCGAGCCCGACCATGAGATCCCTGACCTCTTCCCTCAGCTCCTCCATCGGATGAGGCCTGCCGATTGTCAGAGTCCGCGGCATCTCAGCCTTAAGGTTCTCATATCCATAGCTCTTGGCCGCATCCTCAATTATATCCCATGTGTGCATTATGTCCGCACGGTACGCAGGAACCAGCACCTCGACCCTGTCGCTGTCAAGAGGGCGTGCCCCGAACCTCATGCGCCTCAGATACTCCGCGAGATCCTCTGCGGAGAGGCTGAATCCAATCAGGCTGTTCGCCTCTGACGCGGTCACGGTCCAGCGTGCGGGGGAGAGATTCGGGCAGATCCACTCTCCCTCTTCAGAGATCATCCTGACGCCCTCGATCCTGCCGCCACGCTCAGCCAGGGCGGTGACGACTATGTTCAGAGCCCTGTGAACAACAGGATCCGTGCCGGTCACGTCTATGAACAGATCTGTTGTATCCTCCCTGACCCTGGTCAGCTCCCCGTTTATTACCGGCGGGAATGACAGGACATTATCATCAGCATCCACGATCAGGGGGAACCTTTCGAATCCATCCAGGATATGACGGTATGCAACACCCTTCGGATGCCGCTCAAGTATCTCCCTCATGCTCATGCTCTCATCGAAATCGAGCGGCACAAACCTCCTTTTGTCGGGATACTCTGCGATGTATCTGAATGGAGGTCTTACCCTGGAGATATCATGAACTCCTATCGCGACCTTCCTCCTGTTTCTCCCGAGACCCCAGTGGAGGTCCTCCTGGAGGCTCATGAGCGACTCTATGAAAGGATCCGTGAACCTGAGGCCCCTGACAACTGCGCATCCTATTATCGGGCGCACACTCTTCACAGACTCATCCACGCGCATCTCAACAGATCCGGTGTGGACCTGGTACTCAGGGAGTCCTGGCCTTATTCCCAGAAAACCCTGCAGCGCCCTGGCCACGCCCTCAGCGCTGTAGAGATCCGGCCTGTCGGGGAAGAACTCCACATCGATGTAATCCGCTTCCGGGCTCTTGCCAATATCTGCACCCATCATCGGCAGCCTTTCAATTATGAGCTCCCTTGAGGCGCCGACCATCTCCTCAAGATCTTCGTAATACAAACGCACGACAGGCATCTCAGACACCCCTGAAGACAGATACGGGAGTATCCCGCAGCCATCCGATATCTGGCTGGTAGAGAAGCCTCAGATCCTTCAGGCCCAGCCGGAGCATCGCCAGCCTGCTCACACCCAGACCCCATGCGAGCACTGGATGCTCTATTCCGAATGGCGCGGTCACCTCGCGCCTGAAGACGCCAGCGCCCCCGAGCTCCACCCAGCCCAGCCCATCTATCCAGACCTCGGGCTCGACGCTCGGCTCTGTGTACGGGAAGTATCCGGGCCTGAACCTGACCTCCTCGAATCCCATCTTTGAGTAAAACTCCTTTAATATTCCGAGAAGATTGCTGAACGTTACGCCCCTGTCCATCACAACCCCCTCAAGCTGCTCGAACTCAGGGGTGTGAGTCGCATCGATGGCCTCACGCCTGTAAACGCGATCTATGCAGAATGCCTTGACCGGAGGATCGGGGTTGTCTGCCAGATACTTTATTGTTATCGCGGTTGTGTGCGTCCTGAGGACCTCCTGCCTGGCGATCTCCGGATCCCAAACGCCGCCCCATCCTGTGGAACCTATCCTGCCGCCGTGCTCGTGCATCTCCTTCACACTTCTGTAATCAGGGATCTCAGCCCTGCTGTCCAGATAGAACGTGTCCTGCATCTCCCTGGCCGGATGGTCCTGTGGCTGGAAGAGTGCATCGAAGTTCCAGAAGCTTGACTGTATTATCTCTCCCTTTATCTCCGTGAACCCCATCTCAAGCATGATCCGTCTCATCCGATCCATCAAACGCCTGTAGGGGTGGATCTTCCCGGGATAGATCGTCTCCCCCGGCACCCTCACGTTGTATGGCCTGAATCTCGCTCCCCTCCATGCGCCGCTCTTTATGATCTCAGGGGTGAGCTGGGAGATCTCCTTTACCAGAGTAACAGCTGCGCCGTATCCAGCAGTTTTAGAAATGATATCCTTGCTCTGAGATAGCACCCGCTTCCCCTCATCTGTTATCTTGTACCTCCAGCTCTTGCTCCTGCTCGAGGTCACAAGACCTCTTTTGATCAGCAGATCGATGGCGCTGCCGAGCTCCGACCTGCTCTTCTCTCCCTCAAGAAGCATTTTGAGCGCGATCTCATCCTCTCCCTCAGCAGGTCTGCCGAGCGGCCTAAGAACACCCTTATCGATCCGGACCCAGCCCTTCTTTCGGGCCCATCCTATGGCGATCTTCAGCGCCGGATCCTGTAGATCGGATAACGGTTTACCATCGCCTATGATATCGATGAGCCTTCTCTCAGGGAGACCTTCACGCGCATATCGTCTCCCCTCCTCGGTCAGCGAGAAACGCTCTATAACCCTTTTGTCCACACTGATGAGCCCGCTCTCTGCAAGAGATTCCGCTGCTGACAGAACAGCCTCTGTCTTCACCTGGAGGCGATCAGCGATCTCCTGCGGGCTCGAACATCCATCTGATATGGCCTCAAGAATCCTCAAATCTCTCTCCGATGCCATTGTTCCATCCCACCGGCCTTCTATCCCTGGGACATTATTTGACCTCAGGTACGGCGAAAATACCTGCACCTACAAAAGTTCTGCCCTGACATCCACATCACGGATGAGCTATCGCCTTGAGTATTTCACTCAGCTGAGCACCCCTCCAGCTCGTCCAGCGCCTCCAGAACGCCCTGCACAGCCATCTCGAAGTACCTGACCCCCTTCTCGGCGCTCGCCCTGCTAGGATCACCCATGATCCCATCGCCCATGAACTCCCGCACCGATCTCAGGATCAGGTACCTGGGGCGCTCTGGATGGCTCGCGGCCGGGAGGCCCCTGACAAGATCCGGCCTGTGGAGCAGCATTCTTGACGTCTCGATATCTCCCGCGTGGCCATCCCCCGGAGTATCACACCTTATGAGATCAAAGTCTGTCAGCAGGCTGACTCTGAGATCTGTGCTGTTCACAGCGCTCTGGCATGCCTCTTTGAGAGCGGCCATATGCTGTCCTCCGGCATGCCCCGATAGAACCATCACACACCTGAAGTTGCTCTCGTGGAAACCGAGAAGAATGTCGTACACATAATCCCTGAGGGCGCTGAATCCGACGCTCACCGTTCCGGGGAAGCCCCTTGTGCTCCTGCATATGCCGTAGTGCACCGGCGGCGCAACGAAGACTCCGCGCCTCCTGGCGACCTCGTAAGCCACCTCCATCGCCTGGATTGTGTCTGTGGTGGTCGGAAGATGCGGGCCGTGCTCCTCGACAGCTCCAACTGGCAGTATCACTGTCCTTGTCTTCATCAGCCCTTTCTCTATCTCAGGCCAGCTCATCTCCCCGAGGATCATACCTCAACGACACCCCCGCTCAGCACATCATTCTCCGACACCCGCACCTCTCTGGTCATCCCATTCACTGTGAGCCTGTATGCGCCTATCGGAGCGGTGTCAAAGTTCGTGCCCCCGACCACCGGACCTTCAGTCGAATACGGAACCACCAGGACAAACTCTCCATTGGAGTCTGTGACGTTTGACTGTCTGTATATGAAGAGCCTCTTCTGGTTCGTCATGATCGGGACCTCCACCAGTACCTTTGATCCAGGAGATGCCCTTCCCTTTATAACCGCGCCGGGGACATGCTCGAATGTCTTGACGTACCTGTTTCCTTCGGCTGTGACCTGTGTTGCGGATTCGTGGACCAGCCTGTAGTGCTGCAGAGCCTCAACGTGCACAGGAGATCTCGCGAAGCTCCTGCTCACAACGCTGACATTGTACCCCTCGCTCAGGCTCTCGTTTATGAAGCTCTCCAGCTCATCCTCACTCTTCGGTATAAGTGGGGATTTTGTTATGACTGTGAGAGGTGTGCCATCCGGCATCGTGACCCTTGTGTATGCTATCGCCACCGGATCCTGCGGCTCGACCTCGCTTCCATCGAAGAAGTGGAGCCTCGCCACCATCGTCCTGAAGTACTCCGGCCTCCATACCTGTATCGGGACGAGGCTGTCAGCCTGCGGCTGGTACACAGCCCCTGTGTATCTTGTGAGAGGTATGCTGCTCCACGCGGCTATCGCATGGAACTTTGTTACGGCCATCTCCACATCTGTCATTATGTACCGCGCATTCATGTAGAGGGATCTGCTCTCGTTCAGGCGCGCGAGCACATCCTCAGCCTCGCTTTCACTCTCGGCCAGGAAGAACGGAGATGATCCGGGTGTCCCCGTTGTCTTGCTTCCAATTCCCTCCTGGAAGGGGTTGGCGTTCGGATACCTGTGGCCTATGGTCTCTATGAGATGCCCGTAGTCCCACCATGACATCACACCATATGCTGTCTCAGGGTACTGGAAGTACTGTCCCTCAGGAGGTCGCTCATAGACATTATAGATATCAAGCCCGGGATAGGGTGTGTTGTTGCGCATCCACTCGATTGAGCTGACCCAGTCCTGGTTCGGTCCCACAGAGTATCTCGCTATTGCATGAGAGCTCAGAACGCTCGGGTATGCCAGTATCATCACTATGAGTATAACTGCAGCCGCTGAGGCCAGTCGCTCGGGCCGGACCTCTCTGGTCAGGTTCGACGGCGATCTTGCGAGAACATCCTCTATATCCCAGAGGCCCACGCGCGCGTAGGCGAGGGAGGCGAGGTAACCGCAGAGCAGGGCGACGTTGACCGCGTAGTAGTAGGCGGAGCGGTTTGCAGCCAGCGTTATGATCAGAGTCACAATGCTCCACACCACGACCAGTAGGTACGGAGCTCTGGAGTCCCTGAGGTATCTATAAACCAGCAGGCCGAGGCCTATGATGGCAATGTAGAACGGAGAGAGTATGCGTATCACTCCGGGGAAGTTCTCCTCTATACCAGTAACCCCCCGCCCCACGTCCATGTATATGGGCGAGAGCTCTGCCACTGTTGCAGCGCCACCCGTGCGTGGGAGAAGATACGTCTTGAGACCGTAGACGACCGCGTTGAAGAGTTCGGGAACTGCCAGGACCACTATTATCAGATCTATAACGATAACAGCTGCAATCGATCCCGGGTACAGTGCCCATGAGAGTCCCCGCCTCGAGACCTCGCGTGATGCCACAGCAAGCTCCAAACAGAACAGCGATCCCAGGAGCAGCATCGATGGCTGGAAGAGCGAGTACTGAATCAGACTGAATCTGTTGTAGGAGTGCGCAAAGGGAACCACCATGAGAAAGGCGAAGAAAAGGCCTATCGCACCTATGATTCCCAGGTACTCCCCGCTCCTTCCGCGGTAGTGCTCCACCATGCTCTGCAAGGCTACCGCGATCAGGAGTATGCCCTCGAACAGGATTCCCATGGACCAGGCATCTATGTAGAGACCGAGGGCGATTCCCGCTAACACCGTCATAACGAGCGGGCGCTTGACCGCAGTGAGATCCCGGGGCATGCTGAAGCTGAGGGATCGACCGCTTCTGAATGCCAGAATGAACAGCAGCATCGACAGCGTGCTCAGAAGTATCTCAGAGGAGTGGTGGTCGGTGAATCCGAGAACGGTTCTGGAGAAGAGCTGTCCTGGAAGCACCACAGAAAGGGCTGCTGCTGTTATTCCACAACCCCTCCCTCCGATCTCCTTTCCTATGTGGTACACTGGCAGTATCAGGAGCGAGCCCATAATCACAGGCCAGAACGCCCCGACCACATCAACTGTGTGGAGATCCGATC
Coding sequences:
- the pheT gene encoding phenylalanine--tRNA ligase subunit beta; this encodes MPVVRLYYEDLEEMVGASRELIIERLPMMGADIGKSPEADYIDVEFFPDRPDLYSAEGVARALQGFLGIRPGLPEYQVHTGSVEMRVDESVKSVRPIIGCAVVRGLRFTDPFIESLMSLQEDLHWGLGRNRRKVAIGVHDISRVRPPFRYIAEYPDKRRFVPLDFDESMSMREILERHPKGVAYRHILDGFERFPLIVDADDNVLSFPPVINGELTRVREDTTDLFIDVTGTDPVVHRALNIVVTALAERGGRIEGVRMISEEGEWICPNLSPARWTVTASEANSLIGFSLSAEDLAEYLRRMRFGARPLDSDRVEVLVPAYRADIMHTWDIIEDAAKSYGYENLKAEMPRTLTIGRPHPMEELREEVRDLMVGLGYMEVMPFTLTNERVHFEMMRRSAGGCTRVMHPISELHTIIRTDILPGLMEILSINQHHPLPQRLFAVGDVVISGKTKCHLSAVSIHSGAGFAEISSLISAILRELRVSAEIVESSDGAFIPGRGADLMLDGARIGCFGEIHPEVIFAFGLEHPVVGMEMEISP
- a CDS encoding phenylalanine--tRNA ligase subunit alpha; this translates as MASERDLRILEAISDGCSSPQEIADRLQVKTEAVLSAAESLAESGLISVDKRVIERFSLTEEGRRYAREGLPERRLIDIIGDGKPLSDLQDPALKIAIGWARKKGWVRIDKGVLRPLGRPAEGEDEIALKMLLEGEKSRSELGSAIDLLIKRGLVTSSRSKSWRYKITDEGKRVLSQSKDIISKTAGYGAAVTLVKEISQLTPEIIKSGAWRGARFRPYNVRVPGETIYPGKIHPYRRLMDRMRRIMLEMGFTEIKGEIIQSSFWNFDALFQPQDHPAREMQDTFYLDSRAEIPDYRSVKEMHEHGGRIGSTGWGGVWDPEIARQEVLRTHTTAITIKYLADNPDPPVKAFCIDRVYRREAIDATHTPEFEQLEGVVMDRGVTFSNLLGILKEFYSKMGFEEVRFRPGYFPYTEPSVEPEVWIDGLGWVELGGAGVFRREVTAPFGIEHPVLAWGLGVSRLAMLRLGLKDLRLLYQPDIGWLRDTPVSVFRGV
- a CDS encoding oligosaccharyl transferase, archaeosortase A system-associated; translated protein: MKKDTDSKKQSRKRLPERYWYAGLGLLFLLSIYLRAVVPFRNVFIGDAVRFSSESDAWYHMMLAKTTFLHWQRPWFDPLTNFPNGTPLHFGPFLSWGVALLSKIVGLGGSDLHTVDVVGAFWPVIMGSLLILPVYHIGKEIGGRGCGITAAALSVVLPGQLFSRTVLGFTDHHSSEILLSTLSMLLFILAFRSGRSLSFSMPRDLTAVKRPLVMTVLAGIALGLYIDAWSMGILFEGILLIAVALQSMVEHYRGRSGEYLGIIGAIGLFFAFLMVVPFAHSYNRFSLIQYSLFQPSMLLLGSLFCLELAVASREVSRRGLSWALYPGSIAAVIVIDLIIVVLAVPELFNAVVYGLKTYLLPRTGGAATVAELSPIYMDVGRGVTGIEENFPGVIRILSPFYIAIIGLGLLVYRYLRDSRAPYLLVVVWSIVTLIITLAANRSAYYYAVNVALLCGYLASLAYARVGLWDIEDVLARSPSNLTREVRPERLASAAAVILIVMILAYPSVLSSHAIARYSVGPNQDWVSSIEWMRNNTPYPGLDIYNVYERPPEGQYFQYPETAYGVMSWWDYGHLIETIGHRYPNANPFQEGIGSKTTGTPGSSPFFLAESESEAEDVLARLNESRSLYMNARYIMTDVEMAVTKFHAIAAWSSIPLTRYTGAVYQPQADSLVPIQVWRPEYFRTMVARLHFFDGSEVEPQDPVAIAYTRVTMPDGTPLTVITKSPLIPKSEDELESFINESLSEGYNVSVVSRSFARSPVHVEALQHYRLVHESATQVTAEGNRYVKTFEHVPGAVIKGRASPGSKVLVEVPIMTNQKRLFIYRQSNVTDSNGEFVLVVPYSTEGPVVGGTNFDTAPIGAYRLTVNGMTREVRVSENDVLSGGVVEV
- a CDS encoding creatininase family protein translates to MILGEMSWPEIEKGLMKTRTVILPVGAVEEHGPHLPTTTDTIQAMEVAYEVARRRGVFVAPPVHYGICRSTRGFPGTVSVGFSALRDYVYDILLGFHESNFRCVMVLSGHAGGQHMAALKEACQSAVNSTDLRVSLLTDFDLIRCDTPGDGHAGDIETSRMLLHRPDLVRGLPAASHPERPRYLILRSVREFMGDGIMGDPSRASAEKGVRYFEMAVQGVLEALDELEGCSAE